The following are encoded together in the Juglans microcarpa x Juglans regia isolate MS1-56 chromosome 2D, Jm3101_v1.0, whole genome shotgun sequence genome:
- the LOC121250499 gene encoding trimethyltridecatetraene synthase-like, protein MEFTSWLAVLAMAGLASLFFLSKHLPFRSHKLKLPPGPKPWPIIGNLNLIGPLPHQSLHKLSQKYGQIMQLRFGSFPVVVASSPEMAKQFLKTHDHIFACRPKTAAGKYTTYNHTDIAWAPWGPYLRQGRKIYLSELFSSRRLESYEYIRVEERRALSSRLWALSGKPIKVKEHLSRLTLSVISRIVLGKKYFSESGHEKSIVTLGEFQEMLDELFLLNGVLNIGDWIPWLDFLDLQGYVKRMKTVTRKFDRFHDHVFEEHKAKRLGVKDFEPKDMVDLLLQLADDSNNQVKLTYDNVKGLTQDLVAGGTDTSATSVEWAMSELLKQPHLMKKATEELDRVIGKDRWVEEKDIPQLPYINAIMKETMRKHPVAVLLAPHLALEDCEVAGYDIRKGTRVFINTWSIGRDPSVWNAPEEFCPERFLGTNIDVKGQNFELLPFGSGRRMCPGYSLGLKMISSSLANILHGFEWKLEDDVKPEDLSMEEIYGLATPRKFPLVAVVKPRLPCHLY, encoded by the exons ATGGAGTTCACTTCTTGGCTTGCTGTGTTAGCCATGGCGGGCCTagcttctcttttctttctctcaaaaCATCTCCCATTTCGATCCCACAAGTTAAAACTGCCACCAGGTCCCAAACCTTGGCCGATCATTGGCAATCTAAACCTTATTGGTCCTCTCCCTCACCAATCTCTTCACAAACTGTCACAAAAATATGGGCAGATCATGCAGCTTAGATTCGGGTCATTCCCAGTAGTGGTTGCCTCGTCTCCTGAAATGGCAAAGCAATTCTTGAAGACACACGATCACATTTTTGCCTGTAGACCCAAAACTGCAGCTGGGAAGTACACCACTTATAACCACACCGATATTGCATGGGCACCTTGGGGACCTTATCTGCGCCAAGGGCGCAAGATATATCTCTCTGAGCTATTTAGCTCAAGGAGACTAGAGTCCTATGAGTACATACGTGTTGAAGAAAGACGTGCTCTTTCTTCACGCCTGTGGGCATTGTCTGGGAAGCCCATCAAGGTGAAAGAGCATCTGTCACGCCTCACTCTTAGTGTTATCAGTAGAATTGTATTGGGTAAGAAGTATTTTAGCGAATCTGGACATGAAAAATCTATAGTGACACTTGGAGAATTCCAAGAAATGTTAGACGAGTTGTTCTTGCTTAATGGGGTGCTAAATATTGGGGACTGGATACCGTGGCTAGATTTCTTGGACTTGCAGGGATACGTGAAACGAATGAAGACAGTGACAAGAAAATTTGATCGATTCCACGACCATGTTTTTGAAGAACACAAGGCCAAGAGACTAGGAGTGAAAGATTTTGAGCCAAAGGACATGGTAGATTTATTGTTGCAGCTCGCTGATGATTCTAACAATCAGGTTAAGCTCACTTATGACAACGTCAAGGGCCTCACTCAG GATCTTGTAGCTGGAGGCACAGACACGTCTGCGACTTCAGTGGAATGGGCAATGTCTGAACTCTTGAAGCAACCCCACCTCATGAAGAAGGCTACCGAAGAGCTTGACAGGGTTATAGGGAAAGATAGATGGGTAGAGGAGAAAGACATTCCACAGCTTCCTTATATTAACGCAATTATGAAAGAGACGATGAGGAAACACCCTGTGGCTGTATTGCTAGCACCACACCTAGCTCTGGAAGATTGTGAAGTAGCTGGTTATGATATTCGTAAAGGAACTAGAGTCTTCATAAACACATGGAGTATTGGAAGAGACCCATCAGTATGGAATGCACCTGAAGAATTCTGCCCAGAGAGGTTCTTGGGAACAAATATTGATGTCAAGGGACAAAATTTCGAGCTATTGCCATTTGGCTCAGGAAGGAGGATGTGCCCTGGATATAGTCTTGGACTAAAGATGATCAGCTCTAGCTTAGCCAATATATTACATGGATTTGAGTGGAAACTGGAGGATGACGTGAAGCCGGAAGATTTGAGCATGGAGGAAATTTATGGTTTGGCAACACCAAGAAAGTTCCCGCTTGTTGCAGTGGTGAAGCCTCGACTCCCATGCCATCTTTACTAA